Proteins co-encoded in one Arachis hypogaea cultivar Tifrunner chromosome 11, arahy.Tifrunner.gnm2.J5K5, whole genome shotgun sequence genomic window:
- the LOC112720285 gene encoding uncharacterized protein isoform X2, translating to MDQQNQNNTPDGSGDVPLKRKRGRPRKYPRPDLEDGSYISHSYSKKLNSVSGEPAVVHPGFQGANVNQHFQRNQENDAMIGQAVSGVIEAVFDAGYLLSVRVGDSDTTLRGLVFKPGRYVPISSENDVAPGVPMIRRDEVPIPSGTAQFQNPLPKERNEQHANINRNEIHAMNGSPSLPLVPRTAAGSSNSVVTLGNNAPTVAGQTAPQIPGGNIVPALLQPTNFSNGLPVSTPPSQFMAQVSVGSGSSVAKEIPAPDGNRALISQTSQNILSSSMQCEVVPHHQSSNLPNEELKSMRVPNAPFEQLVTEVVKRIEAPSDVMDVDTDNSKPGDKTQLKESSCRQEEKVNDMDQPVLIKPLQAVQSHPQENSTSAPQPSDFTKTGKMTELLQDNKPENQASKAADLGSGYQLDDIRNLGT from the exons ATGGACcagcaaaaccaaaataacactcCAGATGGTTCTGGCGATGTGCCTTTGAAGCGCAAACGTGGTCGTCCAAGGAAGTACCCACGACCAGATTTGGAAGATGGTTCATATATTTCACATAGTTACAGTAAAAAGCTGAATTCTGTCAGTGGTGAGCCAGCAGTAGTACATCCTGGATTTCAAGGGGCTAATGTAAATCAACACTTCCAAAGGAATCAAGAAAATGATGCCATGATTGGTCAGGCAGTTTCTGGTGTAATTGAGGCAGTATTTGATGCCGGGTATCTGCTCAGTGTAAGAGTTGGTGACTCTGATACTACTTTGAGGGGGCTAGTCTTCAAGCCTGGACGATACGTTCCTATCTCGTCTGAAAATGATGTTGCTCCAGGTGTTCCAATGATACGAAGAGATGAGGTTCCCATCCCTTCTGGAACTGCTCAGTTTCAGAATCCTCTTCCAAAGGAAAGGAATGAACAGCATGCAAACATTAATAGAAATGAAATTCATGCAATGAATGGGTCACCGTCACTCCCTCTTGTACCTAGAACGGCAGCTGGTTCTAGTAATTCAGTTGTCACTTTAGGAAACAATGCACCTACTGTGGCAGGTCAAACCGCTCCTCAAATACCTGGAGGTAATATAGTGCCTGCTTTGCTCCAACCTACCAATTTTTCAAATGGGTTGCCAGTTTCAACTCCACCGTCCCAATTTATGGCCCAAGTTTCTGTAGGAAGTGGATCAAGTGTTGCCAAAGAAATCCCAGCACCAGATGGAAATCGAGCACTTATCTCTCAAACTAGCCAGAACATCTTGTCGAGCAGCATGCAGTGCGAAGTTGTTCCTCACCATCAGTCTTCTAATCTGCCAAATGAAGAACTGAAATCAATGAGAGTGCCTAACGCACCATTTGAGCAGCTCGTTACAGAGGTTGTCAAGAGGATCGAAGCTCCATCAGATGTCATGGATGTTGACACTGACAACAGTAAGCCAGGTGACAAGACGCAACTGAAGGAATCAAGCTGTAGAcaagaagaaaaagtaaatgaCATGGATCAACCCGTTTTAATTAAGCCTCTACAAGCTGTACAATCTCATCCTCAGGAAAATTCCACTTCTGCTCCCCAACCGTCAGACTTTACCAAGACCGGAAAAATGACAGAGTTATTGCAG GATAACAAACCggagaaccaggcatccaaagcaGCAGATCTAGGATCTGGGTACCAGCTGGATGATATAAGGAATTTAGGAACCTGA
- the LOC112720285 gene encoding uncharacterized protein isoform X1, whose protein sequence is MDQQNQNNTPDGSGDVPLKRKRGRPRKYPRPDLEDGSYISHSYSKKLNSVSGEPAVVHPGFQGANVNQHFQRNQENDAMIGQAVSGVIEAVFDAGYLLSVRVGDSDTTLRGLVFKPGRYVPISSENDVAPGVPMIRRDEVPIPSGTAQFQNPLPKERNEQHANINRNEIHAMNGSPSLPLVPRTAAGSSNSVVTLGNNAPTVAGQTAPQIPGGNIVPALLQPTNFSNGLPVSTPPSQFMAQVSVGSGSSVAKEIPAPDGNRALISQTSQNILSSSMQCEVVPHHQSSNLPNEELKSMRVPNAPFEQLVTEVVKRIEAPSDVMDVDTDNSKPGDKTQLKESSCRQEEKVNDMDQPVLIKPLQAVQSHPQENSTSAPQPSDFTKTGKMTELLQMLQDNKPENQASKAADLGSGYQLDDIRNLGT, encoded by the exons ATGGACcagcaaaaccaaaataacactcCAGATGGTTCTGGCGATGTGCCTTTGAAGCGCAAACGTGGTCGTCCAAGGAAGTACCCACGACCAGATTTGGAAGATGGTTCATATATTTCACATAGTTACAGTAAAAAGCTGAATTCTGTCAGTGGTGAGCCAGCAGTAGTACATCCTGGATTTCAAGGGGCTAATGTAAATCAACACTTCCAAAGGAATCAAGAAAATGATGCCATGATTGGTCAGGCAGTTTCTGGTGTAATTGAGGCAGTATTTGATGCCGGGTATCTGCTCAGTGTAAGAGTTGGTGACTCTGATACTACTTTGAGGGGGCTAGTCTTCAAGCCTGGACGATACGTTCCTATCTCGTCTGAAAATGATGTTGCTCCAGGTGTTCCAATGATACGAAGAGATGAGGTTCCCATCCCTTCTGGAACTGCTCAGTTTCAGAATCCTCTTCCAAAGGAAAGGAATGAACAGCATGCAAACATTAATAGAAATGAAATTCATGCAATGAATGGGTCACCGTCACTCCCTCTTGTACCTAGAACGGCAGCTGGTTCTAGTAATTCAGTTGTCACTTTAGGAAACAATGCACCTACTGTGGCAGGTCAAACCGCTCCTCAAATACCTGGAGGTAATATAGTGCCTGCTTTGCTCCAACCTACCAATTTTTCAAATGGGTTGCCAGTTTCAACTCCACCGTCCCAATTTATGGCCCAAGTTTCTGTAGGAAGTGGATCAAGTGTTGCCAAAGAAATCCCAGCACCAGATGGAAATCGAGCACTTATCTCTCAAACTAGCCAGAACATCTTGTCGAGCAGCATGCAGTGCGAAGTTGTTCCTCACCATCAGTCTTCTAATCTGCCAAATGAAGAACTGAAATCAATGAGAGTGCCTAACGCACCATTTGAGCAGCTCGTTACAGAGGTTGTCAAGAGGATCGAAGCTCCATCAGATGTCATGGATGTTGACACTGACAACAGTAAGCCAGGTGACAAGACGCAACTGAAGGAATCAAGCTGTAGAcaagaagaaaaagtaaatgaCATGGATCAACCCGTTTTAATTAAGCCTCTACAAGCTGTACAATCTCATCCTCAGGAAAATTCCACTTCTGCTCCCCAACCGTCAGACTTTACCAAGACCGGAAAAATGACAGAGTTATTGCAG ATGTTGCAGGATAACAAACCggagaaccaggcatccaaagcaGCAGATCTAGGATCTGGGTACCAGCTGGATGATATAAGGAATTTAGGAACCTGA
- the LOC112720285 gene encoding uncharacterized protein isoform X3, with product MDQQNQNNTPDGSGDVPLKRKRGRPRKYPRPDLEDGSYISHSYSKKLNSVSGEPAVVHPGFQGANVNQHFQRNQENDAMIGQAVSGVIEAVFDAGYLLSVRVGDSDTTLRGLVFKPGRYVPISSENDVAPGVPMIRRDEVPIPSGTAQFQNPLPKERNEQHANINRNEIHAMNGSPSLPLVPRTAAGSSNSVVTLGNNAPTVAGQTAPQIPGGSGSSVAKEIPAPDGNRALISQTSQNILSSSMQCEVVPHHQSSNLPNEELKSMRVPNAPFEQLVTEVVKRIEAPSDVMDVDTDNSKPGDKTQLKESSCRQEEKVNDMDQPVLIKPLQAVQSHPQENSTSAPQPSDFTKTGKMTELLQMLQDNKPENQASKAADLGSGYQLDDIRNLGT from the exons ATGGACcagcaaaaccaaaataacactcCAGATGGTTCTGGCGATGTGCCTTTGAAGCGCAAACGTGGTCGTCCAAGGAAGTACCCACGACCAGATTTGGAAGATGGTTCATATATTTCACATAGTTACAGTAAAAAGCTGAATTCTGTCAGTGGTGAGCCAGCAGTAGTACATCCTGGATTTCAAGGGGCTAATGTAAATCAACACTTCCAAAGGAATCAAGAAAATGATGCCATGATTGGTCAGGCAGTTTCTGGTGTAATTGAGGCAGTATTTGATGCCGGGTATCTGCTCAGTGTAAGAGTTGGTGACTCTGATACTACTTTGAGGGGGCTAGTCTTCAAGCCTGGACGATACGTTCCTATCTCGTCTGAAAATGATGTTGCTCCAGGTGTTCCAATGATACGAAGAGATGAGGTTCCCATCCCTTCTGGAACTGCTCAGTTTCAGAATCCTCTTCCAAAGGAAAGGAATGAACAGCATGCAAACATTAATAGAAATGAAATTCATGCAATGAATGGGTCACCGTCACTCCCTCTTGTACCTAGAACGGCAGCTGGTTCTAGTAATTCAGTTGTCACTTTAGGAAACAATGCACCTACTGTGGCAGGTCAAACCGCTCCTCAAATACCTGGAG GAAGTGGATCAAGTGTTGCCAAAGAAATCCCAGCACCAGATGGAAATCGAGCACTTATCTCTCAAACTAGCCAGAACATCTTGTCGAGCAGCATGCAGTGCGAAGTTGTTCCTCACCATCAGTCTTCTAATCTGCCAAATGAAGAACTGAAATCAATGAGAGTGCCTAACGCACCATTTGAGCAGCTCGTTACAGAGGTTGTCAAGAGGATCGAAGCTCCATCAGATGTCATGGATGTTGACACTGACAACAGTAAGCCAGGTGACAAGACGCAACTGAAGGAATCAAGCTGTAGAcaagaagaaaaagtaaatgaCATGGATCAACCCGTTTTAATTAAGCCTCTACAAGCTGTACAATCTCATCCTCAGGAAAATTCCACTTCTGCTCCCCAACCGTCAGACTTTACCAAGACCGGAAAAATGACAGAGTTATTGCAG ATGTTGCAGGATAACAAACCggagaaccaggcatccaaagcaGCAGATCTAGGATCTGGGTACCAGCTGGATGATATAAGGAATTTAGGAACCTGA
- the LOC112720285 gene encoding uncharacterized protein isoform X4, producing the protein MDQQNQNNTPDGSGDVPLKRKRGRPRKYPRPDLEDGSYISHSYSKKLNSVSGEPAVVHPGFQGANVNQHFQRNQENDAMIGQAVSGVIEAVFDAGYLLSVRVGDSDTTLRGLVFKPGRYVPISSENDVAPGVPMIRRDEVPIPSGTAQFQNPLPKERNEQHANINRNEIHAMNGSPSLPLVPRTAAGSSNSVVTLGNNAPTVAGQTAPQIPGGSGSSVAKEIPAPDGNRALISQTSQNILSSSMQCEVVPHHQSSNLPNEELKSMRVPNAPFEQLVTEVVKRIEAPSDVMDVDTDNSKPGDKTQLKESSCRQEEKVNDMDQPVLIKPLQAVQSHPQENSTSAPQPSDFTKTGKMTELLQDNKPENQASKAADLGSGYQLDDIRNLGT; encoded by the exons ATGGACcagcaaaaccaaaataacactcCAGATGGTTCTGGCGATGTGCCTTTGAAGCGCAAACGTGGTCGTCCAAGGAAGTACCCACGACCAGATTTGGAAGATGGTTCATATATTTCACATAGTTACAGTAAAAAGCTGAATTCTGTCAGTGGTGAGCCAGCAGTAGTACATCCTGGATTTCAAGGGGCTAATGTAAATCAACACTTCCAAAGGAATCAAGAAAATGATGCCATGATTGGTCAGGCAGTTTCTGGTGTAATTGAGGCAGTATTTGATGCCGGGTATCTGCTCAGTGTAAGAGTTGGTGACTCTGATACTACTTTGAGGGGGCTAGTCTTCAAGCCTGGACGATACGTTCCTATCTCGTCTGAAAATGATGTTGCTCCAGGTGTTCCAATGATACGAAGAGATGAGGTTCCCATCCCTTCTGGAACTGCTCAGTTTCAGAATCCTCTTCCAAAGGAAAGGAATGAACAGCATGCAAACATTAATAGAAATGAAATTCATGCAATGAATGGGTCACCGTCACTCCCTCTTGTACCTAGAACGGCAGCTGGTTCTAGTAATTCAGTTGTCACTTTAGGAAACAATGCACCTACTGTGGCAGGTCAAACCGCTCCTCAAATACCTGGAG GAAGTGGATCAAGTGTTGCCAAAGAAATCCCAGCACCAGATGGAAATCGAGCACTTATCTCTCAAACTAGCCAGAACATCTTGTCGAGCAGCATGCAGTGCGAAGTTGTTCCTCACCATCAGTCTTCTAATCTGCCAAATGAAGAACTGAAATCAATGAGAGTGCCTAACGCACCATTTGAGCAGCTCGTTACAGAGGTTGTCAAGAGGATCGAAGCTCCATCAGATGTCATGGATGTTGACACTGACAACAGTAAGCCAGGTGACAAGACGCAACTGAAGGAATCAAGCTGTAGAcaagaagaaaaagtaaatgaCATGGATCAACCCGTTTTAATTAAGCCTCTACAAGCTGTACAATCTCATCCTCAGGAAAATTCCACTTCTGCTCCCCAACCGTCAGACTTTACCAAGACCGGAAAAATGACAGAGTTATTGCAG GATAACAAACCggagaaccaggcatccaaagcaGCAGATCTAGGATCTGGGTACCAGCTGGATGATATAAGGAATTTAGGAACCTGA